From Juglans regia cultivar Chandler chromosome 8, Walnut 2.0, whole genome shotgun sequence, the proteins below share one genomic window:
- the LOC109020318 gene encoding magnesium/proton exchanger: MASAQKHIAENISRLSNILELETCEAYLLFRWETNLGAGIRTLLYFLGLAYCFIGLSAITARFFRSMENVVKQTRKVVKIDPSTGNEIVRYEKVWNYTIADIALLAFGTSFPQISLATIDAIRNIGELYAGGLGPGTLVGSAAFDLFPIHAVCVVVPKAGELKKISDIGVWLVELFWSFWAYVWLYIILEVWTPNVVTLWEALLTVLQFGLLLTHAYAQDKRWPYLALPLKRTERPEDWVPAEATPCEYNTNAYNDLSEINQVGEDEIRGVVDIFSIHSRNETGLVYQKVSVNDGSAECSNKDTQDNISLKDSHFLQLWKLQFEDALMLERKESRKLNNVYLRVASISWQLLLAPWRFLFAFVPPYHIAHGWIAFICSLLFISGIAYIVTQLTDLISCVTGINAYVIAFTALAGGTSWPDLVASKIAAERQTTADSAIANITCSNSVNIYIGIGIPWLIDTAYNFIAYREPLRIKNAEGLSFSLLVFFATSVGCIAVLVYRRMTLGAELGGPRLWAWVTSVYFMFLWIIFVVLSSLKVSGII, encoded by the exons ATGGCCTCTGCACAAAAGCATATCGCAGAAAACATATCTCGTCTTTCCAATATTCTTGAGCTTGAAACATGTGAAGCCTACCTATTATTCCGTTGGGAAACCAACCTTGGGGCTGGTATTAGGACCTTACtgtattttcttggtcttgctTACTGTTTCATTGGGTTGTCAGCTATAACTGCTCGTTTCTTCCGCTCGATGGAAAATGTTGTGAAGCAAACACGGAAAGTTGTAAAGATAGATCCTTCTACTGGCAATGAGATTGTCAGATATGAAAAGGTGTGGAATTACACAATTGCAGACATTGCCCTCCTGGCCTTTGGGACTAGCTTTCCTCAAATATCATTAGCCACTATCGATGCCATAAGAAACATTGGCGAGCTGTACGCAGGAG GTTTGGGTCCTGGAACGCTTGTTGGCTCTGCTGCATTTGACCTTTTTCCCATCCATGCTGTTTGTGTTGTTGTTCCAAAAGCTGGAGAGTTGAAAAAGATATCTGATATAGGGGTTTGGCTAGTGGAGCTCTTTTGGTCTTTTTGGGCTTATGTTTGGTTATACATAATATTAGAG GTATGGACTCCGAATGTGGTTACCCTGTGGGAGGCCTTATTAACAGTACTGCAATTTGGACTACTGCTGACTCATGCTTATGCTCAAGACAAGCGCTGGCCCTACTTGGCTCTTCCTCT GAAAAGAACTGAGAGGCCAGAGGACTGGGTGCCGGCAGAAGCGACTCCATGCGAATACAATACCAATGCCTATAATGATCTCTCTGAGATAAACCAAGTTGGTGAAGATGAAATCAGGGGCGTTGTTGATATTTTCTCCATTCATTCGAGAAATGAAACTG GTCTGGTGTACCAAAAAGTTTCTGTCAATGATGGTTCTGCTGAATGCTCCAACAAAGATACTCAAGACAATATCAGTTTAAAAGATTCTCATTTTCTCCAACTTTGGAAACTGCAATTTGAGGATGCACTCATG CTGGAAAGAAAAGAATCAAGAAAACTCAACAATGTCTATCTCAGAGTAGCAAGCATTTCCTGGCAGTTACTTCTTGCCCCATGGAGATTTCTGTTTGCTTTTGTGCCTCCCTACCATATTGCTCATGGCTGGATCGCATTTATATGCTCTCTACTTTTCATCAGTGGGATAGCTTATATTGTAACCCAGCTGACAGATCTTATAAGTTGTGTCACAG gaATAAATGCATATGTCATAGCATTTACAGCACTAGCAGGTGGAACTTCATGGCCAGATTTAGTGGCAAGCAAGATTGCTGCTGAACGTCAGACAACAGCAGACTCTGCCATTGCAAACATCACTTGCAG CAATTCAGTCAACATATACATTGGCATTGGCATTCCTTGGCTTATTGACACAGCATACAACTTTATCGCATATAGAGAACCACTGCGGATCAAGAATGCAGAGGGACTTAGCTTTTCTCTGCTTGTTTTCTTCGCCACTTCTGTAGGGTGTATTGCTGTTTTGGTATATAGGCGTATGACGTTGGGGGCAGAGCTGGGAGGGCCAAGGCTTTGGGCCTGGGTTACCTCAGTGTACTTCATGTTTCTTTGGATTATTTTCGTCGTGTTGTCTTCCCTCAAAGTCTCAGGGATCATATGA
- the LOC109020317 gene encoding pentatricopeptide repeat-containing protein At3g62890, protein MRVCTKLISSTHPTLHLAYPTVESFIWNTLIRAHAQAGSRPEVLTHTALSVFFRMRFHGVEPDFHTFPFLLQSFNSPIHLHSGRLTHAQILLFGLANDPFVQTSLINMYSSCGDLAFARQAFDEISQPDLPSWNSIINAAVKMGLICIARKLFDDMPERNAISWTCMINGYVRCGYYKEALALFRVMQTVGVNGVRPNEFTMSTVLSACGRLGALEHGKWVHAYIGKCGMEVGVVLGTSLIDMYAKCGSIETAKWIFDNMGFCKDVMAWSAMLSGLAMHGHAKECLELFTKMINHGVRPNAVTFLCVLCACVHGGLMSEGKEYFRRMSEEFDITPLIQHYGCMVDLYGRAGLIEEAWVLIKSMPMEPDVLVWGALLSGSRMHGNIETCEIALKRVIELDPTNSGAYVLLSNVYAKMGRWADVRHVRNVMEAGGIKKVPGCSSVEVGGVLHEFLVGDDSHPGTREIYKMLDEIMSRLRMEGYVGNTKEVLLDLDEEGRELALSLHSEKLAIAYCFLKTSPGTPIRIVKNLRICSDCHVAIKMISRVFNREIVVRDCNRFHHFTGGLCSCKDYW, encoded by the coding sequence ATGCGAGTTTGCACAAAGCTCATATCTTCCACGCACCCTACTCTTCATCTTGCCTATCCAACTGTTGAATCCTTCATCTGGAACACTCTCATTCGAGCCCATGCCCAAGCTGGGTCTCGGCCGGAGGTCCTAACCCATACAGCACTCTCCGTCTTTTTCCGGATGCGCTTCCATGGAGTCGAGCCTGACTTCCATACCTTCCCTTTCCTTCTCCAGTCCTTCAATTCTCCAATTCACCTCCACTCAGGAAGACTAACCCATGCGCAAATTCTCCTCTTTGGGCTCGCTAACGACCCGTTTGTTCAAACGTCCCTTATCAACATGTACTCGTCCTGTGGGGATTTGGCGTTCGCACGTCAAGCATTCGATGAGATTTCCCAGCCCGATTTACCGTCTTGGAACTCGATCATTAATGCAGCGGTCAAGATGGGCTTGATTTGTATTGCAAGGAAACTGTTTGATGATATGCCTGAAAGAAATGCGATATCTTGGACTTGTATGATAAATGGATATGTGAGGTGTGGTTATTATAAAGAAGCACTGGCCTTGTTTCGTGTGATGCAAACGGTGGGAGTCAATGGAGTTAGACCTAATGAGTTCACCATGTCGACTGTGCTTTCTGCTTGTGGACGGTTGGGTGCACTTGAGCATGGAAAATGGGTTCACGCTTATATTGGCAAATGTGGGATGGAAGTTGGTGTGGTGTTAGGGACTTCGCTGATAGACATGTATGCTAAATGTGGGAGTATTGAGACGGCCAAATGGATATTTGATAATATGGGTTTTTGTAAGGATGTGATGGCTTGGAGCGCTATGCTTTCAGGATTGGCCATGCATGGACATGCCAAAGAATGCCTTGAATTATTTACAAAGATGATAAATCATGGGGTGAGACCTAATGCTGTAACCTTTTTGTGCGTTCTTTGTGCTTGTGTACATGGAGGCTTGATGAGTGAAGGGAAAGAGTATTTTAGGAGGATGAGCGAGGAGTTTGATATTACTCCCTTGATCCAGCACTATGGTTGCATGGTAGACCTTTATGGAAGAGCTGGTCTTATTGAGGAGGCATGGGTTTTGATCAAATCTATGCCTATGGAGCCTGATGTGCTGGTGTGGGGTGCTCTACTTAGTGGTTCAAGGATGCATGGGAACATTGAAACATGTGAGATTGCCCTTAAAAGAGTAATTGAGTTGGATCCCACAAACAGTGGTGCCTACGTGCTTCTATCCAATGTGTATGCAAAAATGGGAAGGTGGGCAGACGTAAGGCACGTGAGAAATGTTATGGAGGCAGGGGGGATCAAGAAAGTTCCTGGCTGCAGTTCGGTTGAGGTGGGAGGTGTACTTCATGAGTTTTTGGTGGGAGATGATTCTCATCCAGGAACCAGAGAGATCTATAAGATGCTTGACGAGATTATGAGTAGGTTGAGGATGGAGGGTTATGTGGGAAATACTAAAGAGGTGTTGCTTGATTTGGACGAGGAAGGAAGGGAGTTGGCTCTATCCCTTCACAGCGAAAAGCTGGCCATTGCATATTGCTTTTTAAAGACGAGTCCAGGTACCCCAATTCGAATTGTTAAGAACCTGAGGATATGTAGTGATTGTCATGTTGCAATAAAGATGATATCTAGGGTGTTTAACCGAGAGATTGTGGTTAGAGATTGCAATCGATTTCACCATTTTACAGGTGGATTATGCTCTTGCAAAGACTACTGGTAG
- the LOC109020322 gene encoding 60S ribosomal protein L22-2-like, producing MSRGAAAVVAKGKKKGATFVIDCAKPVEDKIMDIASLEKFLQERIKVGGKAGALGESITVTRDKSKISVTSDSNFSKRYLKYLTKKYLKKHNVRDWLRVISSNKDRNVYELRYFNIAENEGEEED from the exons ATGAGCCGTGGGGCGGCAGCGGTGGTGgcaaaggggaagaagaagggagCGACGTTCGTGATTGACTGCGCGAAGCCGGTGGAGGATAAGATCATGGACATCGCCTCCCTGGAGAAATTCCTTCAGGAGCGGATCAAGGTTGGAGGCAAGGCCGGCGCTCTCGGCGAATCCATCACCGTCACCCGAGACAAGAGCAAGATCTCTGTCACCTCTGATAGCAACTTCTCCAAACG GTACCTTAAATACTTGACTAAGAAGTACTTGAAGAAGCACAACGTGAGGGATTGGCTTCGGGTGATTTCTTCCAACAAGGACAGAAATGTTTATGAATTGAGATACTTCAACATCGCCGAGAATGAGGGCGAGGAGGAAGATTGA
- the LOC109020316 gene encoding LOB domain-containing protein 20, translating to MAEPQGDDSTTSGTRRKGMGKRALAPAEVEPAVSAAAAPCGACKFLRRKCVSGCIFAPHFGSDQGAARFAAVHKVFGASNVSKLLVHVPVNRRHDAVVTISYEAQARLSDPVFGCVSTILALQQQVASLQAELAMVQTQLINSRFAFANAIQNSHQHAHEEQHQQQQQHEQRDFQTVLQPDYSNNSSASTNLVNKINGFTTTEFDLVGDTTAPISSQSLDPLVLRPLSRPSQDEEEYEEESRIPPVFVNKTLHLS from the exons ATGGCCGAGCCACAAGGTGACGACAGTACTACATCTGGAACTCGACGTAAGGGAATGGGAAAGCGAGCTTTGGCACCGGCAGAGGTAGAGCCGGCCGTTTCAGCAGCAGCGGCTCCATGCGGAGCATGCAAGTTTTTGAGGAGGAAGTGCGTGAGTGGGTGTATTTTTGCACCCCACTTCGGCTCAGACCAAGGAGCTGCGCGGTTTGCAGCAGTGCACAAGGTGTTTGGAGCAAGCAACGTGTCTAAGCTCTTAGTGCATGTCCCAGTGAACCGGAGACACGATGCTGTGGTTACAATCTCGTACGAAGCTCAGGCGAGGTTGTCCGATCCTGTTTTCGGTTGTGTTTCCACCATACTTGCTTTACAACAGCAG GTGGCATCATTGCAAGCGGAGCTGGCAATGGTGCAAACTCAGCTCATAAACAGTAGGTTTGCATTCGCAAATGCCATTCAGAACTCACATCAACATGCGCATGAGGAGCAGCAtcaacagcaacaacaacatGAACAGCGTGACTTTCAAACAGTGCTGCAACCCGACTACTCCAACAATTCTTCTGCTTCCACTAACCTTGTCAACAAAATCAATGGCTTCACCACCACAGAATTCGACCTTGTAGGGGATACTACTGCTCCAATATCCTCCCAAAGCCTAGACCCTTTAGTACTACGACCGCTTTCAAGACCCTCCCAGGATGAGGAAGAATATGAGGAAGAGAGCCGGATTCCACCCGTTTTCGTCAATAAAACTCTTCACCTGAGTTGA